The following is a genomic window from Verrucomicrobiia bacterium.
AGACAAGGCACTGTAATTTCACAGCGCATACCTTTCCAAAAATCTTCGACCAACCATTTCGTCTCATAAGTAAGCGCACCAAGAAAACTAGGTGGATATGGTGAACGCACACTGATCTTCACATCCGTCCCGATGTGCTCAAGAAAAGCACGTCCTCCTGTGTCATCCTGCAGTACCAAGCCACGCTGCCAGTGCACGCTATCGCGGAAGTTCACCCTGCCCAGCGAGTATTTATGCAGGCGTACGATAAGCTGGTAGAAAAGCCCTTCTGCGGTCGCTGATTGATTATTCGACGTATCTACTATGCGACAGATTTGAACTTGCTGTTCATCGCCGGAGGTAAGACTCTCCGGCCAAACCTCCGCCAAATCATTCTCAGGACGCATATCAGGCACAAGTTGCGCAATTAGGCTTGTGCTATCGGCCTCCGTCCTCCCCCATTCCGCAATCCTGTAGGAAAGATCGAAACGCTCCATCAATCTCAGGAAGACTGGATGCAACGATGCTGGATAACGATTTTCCTCAGACCTGTCGGGATCATGCCAGAGCATTCCTAGCCGTTCGAACTTCACTAGCCCGTGGCCCTCTTCCCTAGTATGCTTGTCGTCAAGCACCAAGCTGATAGCCGTTGCCAGCCAGTCTGGTTTCAATACCACAATATCTTTCAATAATGGGTCATGCTCGTAGTAAATGAGGTCACCTACGCGATGGCAAATGCGAAGGAGTAACCGTGCGTCTTCCTCTTCTATTTTGTGCTCTTTGCAAATGGCAAAGACCTTTTCCAGCGCGAGGTAAGCATCATCGCTGCTTCGTAACTTCTCACGAACTTCCTGCCAGTGTTTAGGGTAAGGGCGTCCAACTTCAGGCAGCGAGGTCGCTACGCTTGCAATGGCTTTCTTCAAGTCTGAAATGCCATCACCACTCTTGCTGTCTACATGAAAGAAATTAACTATCGTATCTTTGCCAAAGATATCCCAGAGTTCTTGTCGATTGATATCTGGCTGACGTTTCTTAGGGCCGCCATGAGTGGCGACAACGAGGATTTTGGCATCCGGTTCACGATGCTTCACAAGTTTGATCCAATCTCTTACGAATCCCTGTGATGATCCTTCACGCGGTTTCCATGCCACCAAATAGACTGCCGGGGCGCTGAAGAAGAGTTGGTGCGTGGGGCGATAGACCCGCTGCCCACCAAAATCCCACCCGTTGAGCGTAATTTGAATGCCGGTGGCTGGATTAATCACCATCACTGGCTTGATCTCAATACCATGCGTGGTAGGGCGATCTTCTTCCCAAGGATCGTCACGCAATGCGCATAGCAAACAGCTCTTTCCCACTTCACCTTCACCAACGAGAATCAGCTTGGCTTCGTTGAGAAATACCTGTGACTGAGCCTTAGCACTCAGGTAACGTCTGACAGCGTTTAAACCCTCCTTATGGGCCGCGGCGAGCTCTGGATTGAGCGGGTTTTTAACGAGCCAGAGATTTTCTAATTCTTCTAGCTTCAGTAATGTGGCTGGCAAGTCAGTTAACTTATTTCCGCCTTCATCTTCAGAACCAAGCTCTAAGTGGTTAAGACATGTTAACTCGCCGATGCTGTCGGGAAGCTGTGTGAGTTCGTTTCCATCTAGGTAAAGTCTTTCGAGCTTGCTCAGTTTTCCAATCTCATCAGGCAAATTTGATAGCCTATTCTTAAAAAGACGGAGCGTCTTTAAGTTTACGAGTAGGCCAATGTCTTTCGAAAGAGAAGTCAGTCTATTTCCTTGGAGACTCAGATCACTAAGCTCCGTCAATTTCCAAACCCAATCTGGAATCTCAGAAAGCCGGAGATAAGACAAAGATAGAATGTTCAGCTTCAGAAGATGGCTTAGCGATTCCGGCAGAGCCGCCAATTCATTGCTGGAAAGGCCGAGGTCCTGCAGTTGGGTAAGCTCGCCCAAACACTCCGGCACCACTATCAGTCCATTACGGGAAAGGTCCAGAGCCTGCAGCTGTTTGAGCTGACTCAGACACTCCGGCACTACGGTCAGTTGGTTGCCAGCGACGTCCAGCGACTGCAACTGTGCAAGCTGACTTATCCATTCTGGTATCGACTTAAGTTTGTTGTCGGAAACATTTAACGATTGCAACTGCGTGAGCTGCCCTAGCGTCTCAGGCAGAGTTATCAGCTCGTTGTTGCGAAGTTCGAGCGACTTTAGTTGATCAAATTGGCCTAGGTATGGCGGCAGCATCCTTAGCCCATTGTCGCTTAGGTTCAATGACTGCAACTGCGTAAGATGGCCCAGCGACTCAGGCAGTCCAGATAGTTGATTGCCAGAAAGGTCCAGTGACCGTAACTGCGTAAGATGGCCAAGCCACTCTGGCAACGCGGCCAACTGGTTGTTAGAGAGGTCCAGTGAACTCAGATGTGTAAGCTGGCCAAGCGCTTCCGGCAGTTCGGTGAGTTTCGGCGTTTTCACACTCCATCTCCCTATGCCAAAACTAAGTTTTTCCGCTTTCGTCCGACGCGCTTTTTCTATCAACCGTTCCGCTCTACGATAAGCTTCATCTTGCGCCATATAAAATTATAATTAAGTGTTTTGCTGCCTGATTCAAAAACTTCACAGGTAAATGCGCCCTCACTCATGCTGGCTGAAGCCGAATACTACGCAATTCAGAGCCTCTCGCAAGTCGCAGCTTAGCTATTTATACTCCTCCAAAGAAACTGGCCAAAAGCGAGTAGCGGTGTCTCTCATGCATCGAGCTTTGGAGCCGACATGCTTGTTTGACTCTCACTCTTCTTGCTGCTCGCTAAAAAGGGAACAAAGCATCTCCGCTCTGTTCCCTCTGTTTTCTCCTGTTAGGAAAAATCCCTTACCCCACAAACAACGGCTTCAAATGCCGCTCATACAGATTCGTCGTCACATTGCGTGACACGGATTCCTCGAACTTCACCAAGGCGTTCAGATACCGGTCACCCATCTTCGCGGCGACCTTGAAGCCCACGTGCAGCAACTGGCGCAGATGCACATTGTAGCCCGGGTTCTTCTGGTCGTGGCGCAACGCGGAGACGTATTGCTCGGAGGTCCAGACATTCACCGTCCCGGTAGAAAAAAGATTTTTGAGGGAACCATGGGTATAAAAAACAGGGGGCGGAGATGGGTTCTGGTTTAAACATCTCTGGTTGAGCAGGTTGCGTTTTTGAAATGTTTTTAAAATTATGAAGGAGTGGGACAGCGGTTGTCCTAGTGGGTGTATTAGAATAGAGGCATGAAAATAGGAGGGGAGACATGAGAAAACATCGAAACTGCTCGCGCTGGCTGGCAACACTTCTTGCAAGTCCGGTGAAGACGGAATCGGGGACTACTTTTGATGCATCACCCGAAAGTGGTAGTGGAGATTCCCACCACTGCGTTCGTGACCGGAGTAGGATTGGGCTTATGCTCAATCGTATCAGCACCGCAGTTTGGGTTTTGGCAGGGTCGTGTCTTGCCAAAATGGTGAGGTTCGGTCTTGCGGGGTGTGATAGAGAGTTTAAGATTTTTGCGAATACCCAGAATACCATGAAGCGAAACGCTTTTACCCGGATATTAGGCGTAGGTCTGGCCGGTCTGGCCATCTCTACTACGCAGGCGGCGTATCACGAGATCGTCATCAAGGATAAGCCGGTGGCGTATTGGCGGCTGAATGATACGAAGGCGGACAGCATCAAGAATCATGCGCCGGGTGAGAATGCGGCGCTGCTAGATGGTTCCACCACGGGCAAGGTGGCGCTGAAGCAAAGCGGTCCGGCGACGGAGAACTTTCCGGAGTTCGAACCGGATAGCGCGTCTGCGGCGTTCACGGGCAAGGGTGATTATGTGCGGATCAAAGATCCTGGGGCGAATAGTCCATTGGATTTCAAGCTGGGCGAGTCCATCACGATCGAGGCGTGGGTGTTCCTGAACAAGATCGGTGACGGGCAACAGGTTTATGTAGTCGGAAAAGGCCGCACGGGGGCGAAAGGGATGGCGGCGGATAATCAGAACTGGGCATTGCGTCTGCGGGGCGAGGATGGTGAAGCTTGCGTGAGTTTTCTTTTCCGTGATGAACGCAGTGGCAAGCAGAAGCCGGCGACGTCCGATGAGTTCTGGCATCGCTGGTCGGCGACGAAGGGTTTCATTCCGGGCGCGGGTTGGCAGCATGTGGCCATCACGTACACGTTTGGCAAAGGGGACAGCATCAAAGGTTATCTGAACGGCGTGGAGGTGAAAGGCAAGTGGGATATGGGCGGCAAGACGGATCTCGGCCCGGTGGTGGATGATGACGAAGTGTGGATCGGTTCCTCGATGGGCGGTAGCGCAGGAAATTCTTTCAATGGCTTGATCAATGAGGTGGCGTTGCATCGGCGCGCTCTGTCCGCCAGCGATCTGAAGAACCGTTATCGCTTTATCCCGCCCAGCCCGAAGATCGATGTGGCGACATTGTCGAAAGACGCGGTGCGCGTGGAGATCGTGGAAGACATTCCGACGGCGGCGAATTGGAATTTCACGCCGGGTAAGCCGGTGGAGAGCTTCACGATCCCGGCGTTTGGTTTGACCGAGGTGCCGAAGAAATATTCGGAGCGCGGAGTGGTGCTGGATCGTTCACCGGCGTTCATGGTGCGCGCGGCTTCCTACGTCACCTTGCCTGCGGGTGAGCATAAGATCTTGATGCGCTCGCTACGCACGTCGCGCCTGTTCTGGGATGGCGAATTGCTCGGCATCGCCAAAGCCGTGGCGGGCAATTCGGGCGGCCATGGCGAGGTAGCGCCGTTTCCGGAGAATCTGCCGGTGGGCCTGCGCTTCCTGCGGAATGGTCATACGGAGATGGAGTTCACAGTGAAGAGTGATGGCAAGCCGCACGTGATCGTGGCAGAAGCTTATGTGGGCGGCAAAGGGCTGAAGCCGGATATCGGCGAGTTCACGTTGAGTGTTTCCACGAAGGGGAGTTTGTATCGCCTGCTGGCGCCGAAGGTGAACGTGCCGCATACGGATGAAGGGTTTTTGGTGTATGCCGCAGAGCAACGGGCGCAGTTCGACAAGCTGGAGCGTCAGCGGCGCACGGAGAGTTTGGTGGAGGAGAACAAGTATTGGGCCAAGCGCCATGACTTCGCCCGCAAGGTGATGGCGAATTTGCCTGCGCCAGAGGTGCCGAAGACATCGGGTGCGGCGGTCCAAAATGACGTGGATCGGTTCATCAATGCGCGGTTGGAAGCCAAGAATGTGAAGCCCGCGGCGTTGGTGGATGACTGGACGTTCCTGCGCCGTCTCTCGATCGATACGACGGGCGTGGTGCCATCGCCCGAGCAGATCAAAGAGTTTTTCAACGACAAGTCGAAGGATCGTCGGGCAAAGGCGATCGAGCGTTTTATCAACCACCCGAGCTGGGCGGATAATTGGGTGCCGTACTGGCAGGATGTGCTGGCGGAGAATCCGGCGATCCTGAAGCCGACCTTGAACAACTCGGGGCCGTTCCGCTTCTGGATCCATGAGTCCTTTGCGGATAACAAGCCGATCGACCGCTTCGCCACGGAACTGATCTCCATGGAGGGCAGTGTTTATCGTGGCGGGCCGGGCGGTTTCAGCCTGGCG
Proteins encoded in this region:
- a CDS encoding COR domain-containing protein, yielding MAQDEAYRRAERLIEKARRTKAEKLSFGIGRWSVKTPKLTELPEALGQLTHLSSLDLSNNQLAALPEWLGHLTQLRSLDLSGNQLSGLPESLGHLTQLQSLNLSDNGLRMLPPYLGQFDQLKSLELRNNELITLPETLGQLTQLQSLNVSDNKLKSIPEWISQLAQLQSLDVAGNQLTVVPECLSQLKQLQALDLSRNGLIVVPECLGELTQLQDLGLSSNELAALPESLSHLLKLNILSLSYLRLSEIPDWVWKLTELSDLSLQGNRLTSLSKDIGLLVNLKTLRLFKNRLSNLPDEIGKLSKLERLYLDGNELTQLPDSIGELTCLNHLELGSEDEGGNKLTDLPATLLKLEELENLWLVKNPLNPELAAAHKEGLNAVRRYLSAKAQSQVFLNEAKLILVGEGEVGKSCLLCALRDDPWEEDRPTTHGIEIKPVMVINPATGIQITLNGWDFGGQRVYRPTHQLFFSAPAVYLVAWKPREGSSQGFVRDWIKLVKHREPDAKILVVATHGGPKKRQPDINRQELWDIFGKDTIVNFFHVDSKSGDGISDLKKAIASVATSLPEVGRPYPKHWQEVREKLRSSDDAYLALEKVFAICKEHKIEEEDARLLLRICHRVGDLIYYEHDPLLKDIVVLKPDWLATAISLVLDDKHTREEGHGLVKFERLGMLWHDPDRSEENRYPASLHPVFLRLMERFDLSYRIAEWGRTEADSTSLIAQLVPDMRPENDLAEVWPESLTSGDEQQVQICRIVDTSNNQSATAEGLFYQLIVRLHKYSLGRVNFRDSVHWQRGLVLQDDTGGRAFLEHIGTDVKISVRSPYPPSFLGALTYETKWLVEDFWKGMRCEITVPCLAPKTKGEPCMGLFEVGKLLENKKRGRPEVPCPICNEWQSVEQLLGNAPAARPNPLDELVANLATILQTLGSIRMQLSAQQVRVLGRFDHLDAANKELIGKVEAAYSGLMQTLLDEAKEGPRLFSLQPVDAGFLDRPNWLAQKFQLTLWCEHSRQPLPFLNAATKGDTTLGVYEFEIPRDWFVKAAPVLKTIATVTSLVLPVASAQLKLGMDETAYKAMENQLDFGQKCVESVLEGGEKTLEDADGLEDPGLPAVKGMTARGAVLRQLHTMLKEKDPSYAKLGLVRVQNKRQEFLWVHPQFEKEY
- a CDS encoding DUF1553 domain-containing protein, which gives rise to MKRNAFTRILGVGLAGLAISTTQAAYHEIVIKDKPVAYWRLNDTKADSIKNHAPGENAALLDGSTTGKVALKQSGPATENFPEFEPDSASAAFTGKGDYVRIKDPGANSPLDFKLGESITIEAWVFLNKIGDGQQVYVVGKGRTGAKGMAADNQNWALRLRGEDGEACVSFLFRDERSGKQKPATSDEFWHRWSATKGFIPGAGWQHVAITYTFGKGDSIKGYLNGVEVKGKWDMGGKTDLGPVVDDDEVWIGSSMGGSAGNSFNGLINEVALHRRALSASDLKNRYRFIPPSPKIDVATLSKDAVRVEIVEDIPTAANWNFTPGKPVESFTIPAFGLTEVPKKYSERGVVLDRSPAFMVRAASYVTLPAGEHKILMRSLRTSRLFWDGELLGIAKAVAGNSGGHGEVAPFPENLPVGLRFLRNGHTEMEFTVKSDGKPHVIVAEAYVGGKGLKPDIGEFTLSVSTKGSLYRLLAPKVNVPHTDEGFLVYAAEQRAQFDKLERQRRTESLVEENKYWAKRHDFARKVMANLPAPEVPKTSGAAVQNDVDRFINARLEAKNVKPAALVDDWTFLRRLSIDTTGVVPSPEQIKEFFNDKSKDRRAKAIERFINHPSWADNWVPYWQDVLAENPAILKPTLNNSGPFRFWIHESFADNKPIDRFATELISMEGSVYRGGPGGFSLATENDVPMADRAQIVSQAFLGMNLACARCHDAPYHDFKQAELFSLAAMLKQGPQEVPKSSSIPPNANIKVGRLVNVTLHPGEKVNPAWPFAKKAMHDELAVETLRENPTTREQLAAYITDPRNERFAKVIANRVWKRYFGYAIVEPVDDWETAKASHPEMLSWLGRELTVNNYDLKHLARVIFNSHAYQRAIVHQDGDLTDPKVRDFAGQYRRRMSAEQIVDSMYSATGKHFDSELLTLDNDSRQAAKDFLNLGVPRRAWEFTSLSNDRDRPALAMPKTQEIINTLAMFGWRESRQSALSARDDSPNVLQPAALANGEMGNGRIARLCDGCDLTELCVTQQPLDTLVKQLFQRLLTREPSSEELATFTEYLKAGYEQRVLAAPAKSLKKEYDPSLLLSWSNHLNAKATEIKLALEEKARRGDEPTPRLQAAWRERAEDMVWALVNTPEFVFVP